A window of Pedococcus badiiscoriae genomic DNA:
GACGCGACCCGCCGAGGATCTTGCGGACGGCGGTCGGTCTGGGCGTCATGTCGTGTCCTCGGTGGGTGGCGGATCTCGTCAGCCGATGTCGAGCGCCAGCAGGTCCTCGACCGTCTCGCGGCGGACCAGGACCCGCGCCCGCCCGTCGCGGACGGCGACCACGGGGGGCCGTGGCGTGTGGTTGTACTGGCTCGCCATCGAGCGGCAGTAGGCACCCGTCCCGGGCACGGCGACCAGGTCGCCCGCTGTGACATCGGCCGGCAGGTACTCGTCCATGACGACGATGTCGCCACTCTCGCAGTGCTTGCCCACCACGCGGGAGAGCCGCGGTGCGGCCTGCGAACGGCGGCTGGCGAGGGTGCAGGAGTAGTCGGCGTCGTACAGGGCCGTCCGGATGTTGTCACTCATGCCGCCGTCGACCGAGACGTAGGTGCGGGCCAGCCCCTCGGTGACGTCGACGTCCTTGACCGTGCCCACCTCGTAGAGCGTGAACGTGCTCGGTCCCACGATGGCGCGTCCCGGCTCGATGGAGATCCTCGGCGTCGGGGTGTCCGGGCTGCCGTCGCCCACCGACTTGAGCTCGCGCCGGACCAGGTCGGCCATCTGCTCGCCCAGCTCGCGTGGTGACAGGGGCGTGTGCTCGGTCGTGTAGGCGATGCCGTAGCCGCCCCCGAGGTCCAGCTCGGGCAGGTGGATCCCGTGGACCCGCGCCACCTCGGCGTGCAGCCCGATGAGCCGTCGCGCCGAGACCTCGAAGCCTGCCGTGTCGAAGATCTGGCTGCCGATGTGGGAGTGCAGGCCCAGGAGCTCGAGCCGGTCGCCGAGGGCGAGGATCCGGCCCACGGCCTCGGCCGCCTTGCCGCCGGCCAGGGAGAAGCCGAACTTCTGGTCCTCGTGGGCGGTGGCGATGAACTCGTGGGTGTGCGCCTCGACCCCGACGGTGACGCGCACCATGACGGGCGCCCGGACTCCCAGCTCGGCGGCGACCATCGCGATCCTGTCGATCTCCTCGAACGAGTCGACGACGATCCGCCCCACGCCGTACTCCAGGGCCTGACGGATCTCGGCCAGCGACTTGTTGTTGCCGTGCAACCCGATCCGCTGGGCGGGGAAGCCGGCGCGTTGCGCCACGGCGAGCTCGCCGCCCGAGCAGACGTCGAGGCACAGGCCCTCGTCGGCAACCCAGCGGGCGACCTCGGTGCACAGGAACGCCTTGCCGGCATAGAACACGTCGACCCCGCCGAGCTCGGCGAAGGGCGCCGCGAACTCGTCCCGGAAGGCCCGCGCCCGCGCGCGGAAGTCCTCCTCGTCCACGACGTAGGCCGCGGTGCCGAACTCGCGCGCGATGCTCACCACGTCCAGTCCCCCGACGGTCAGGCGGCCCTGCTCGTCACGCCCGATCGTCTGTGGCCACAGCTGCGGCACCAGCTCCATGACGTCGGTGGGCCAGGGCAACCAGTGCGGTGGTCCGCCGTATCCCTCGGCGTGGAGGGCTCCGGCCTCGTGAGCGCGCATGGGCTACATCCTGTCGGGAGCGCGGACCCCCAGGAGGTCCAGTCCGTTGGCCAAGACCTGCCGGGTGGCGTCGTTGAGCCACAGGCGGGTGCGGTGGAGGTCGGTGACCTCCTCGTCCGCGGTCATCGGCCGGACCCGACAGGTGTCGTACCACTTGTGGAAGTGGCCGGCGAGGTCCTCGAGGTAGCGAGCGACCCGGTGCGGCTCCCGCAGGTGGGCGGCATGGGCCACGACCCGGGGGAAGTCGCCGAGGATCGCGAGCAGGGACGCCTCGGTCGGATCGGTCAGCAGCGACGGGTCGAACCCGTCCTGCCGCAGCACGCCGTCCTCGTGGGCGAGCCGGGCGACGTTGGAGGTCCTCGCGTGGGCGTACTGGACGTAGAAGACGGGGTTGTCGTTCGTCTGCTTGCGCAGCTCCTCCCCCTCGAGCGAGAGCGGGCTGTCGGCGGGGTAGCGCGCCAGGGAGTACCGGATCGAGTCGGTGCCGATCCAGCTGATGAGGTCGCGCAGCTCGATGATGTTGCCCGCCCGCTTGGACAGCTTGGCGCCCCCGAGGTTCACCAGCTGGCCGATCTGGACCTCGATGTTGCGCTCTTTGTCGTCGCCCGCGCATGCCGCGATCGCCTTGAGCCTGTTGATGTAGCCGTGGTGGTCGGCGCCCAGCAGGTAGATCTTCTCGTCGAACCCGCGGTCCTTCTTGCTCAGGTAGTAGGCGGCATCCGCGGCGAAGTAGGTGGGCTCGCCGTTGGCCCGTACGAGGACCCGGTCCTTGTCGTCGCCGAAGTCGGTGGTGCGCAGCCAGACGGCACCGTCCTTGTCGAAGACGTGCCCCTGCTCGCGCAGGCGGTCCACCGCCTGCTCCACCGCACCCGAGGCGTGCAGCTCGGCCTCGGAGAACCACACGTCGAAGGTGACGCCGAAGTCCGTGAGGGTGTCCTTGATGTCCTGCAGCTGCGCCGCGTAGGCCTCCGCCCGCGTCACCGCCAGCGCCTCGTCGTCGGGCAGCTCGAGCACGTCCGGCCGGACGGCGAGCACCTGGGCGGCGAGGTCGTCGATGTAGGCGCCCGGGTAACCACCCTCCGGGGTCGGCTCACCCTTGGCCCGTGCCAGCACCGACGCGGCGAACTTGTCCATCTGCGCGCCGGCGTCGTTGATGTAGTACTCAGCCGTCACGTCGGCGCCCGACGCGCGCAGCAGCCGGTGCATGGAGTCGCCCAGCGCTGCCCAGCGGGTGTGGCCCAGGTGCAGCGGCCCGGTCGGGTTCGCCGAGATGTACTCGAGGTTGATGACGTGCCCGGCCTCGGAGTCGTTGCGGCCGTATGCCGTGCCGGCCTCCACGATGGACCGCGCCAGCTCACCGGCGGACGAGGCGTCGAGGGTGATGTTGAGGAAGCCGGGACCGGCGATGTCGACGGCCTTGACGCCGGGCACCCTGCCGAGGCGCTCGGCGAGAGGCGTGGCCACGTCGCGCGGCGGCATACCAGCGCCCTTGGCGAGCTGGAGGGCGACGTTCGTGGACCAGTCCCCGTGGTCGCGGTTGCGCGGCCGCTCCACCCGGACCTCCGCGGGCACGTCCACGCGCAGGTCGCCGGCGGCGACGGCTTCGACCAGGGCGGTGCGGATGGCTGCGGAGAGCTCTTCGGGAGTCACCCGGGCAAGTCTAGGGCGCGGGCTGGTGCGCCCTGCCCTCGGCCATGAAGCCACTGACGAGCGCGATCAGGTGGTCGGGGTCGAACGGTTTGGACACGAAGGCGTCGAGTCCCGATCCCTGCGCCTGGACGCGGTCGTGCTGCTGGACCGAGGCCGTCACCATGATCACCGGTATGCCGGCCAGGCGGGGGTCGGCGCGGATCCGGGAGATCGCCCACCAGCCGTCGCGGGGCCCCATCTGGGCGTCCAGGGTGATGACGCCGGGAACGTCGGGGCTGGCTTGCAGTGCCTCCAGCAGCTCCCCGCCGTCCGCGGCCTCGCAGACGTCGTACCCCTCCAGCTCGAGGTTGACCCTGATCAGGTGCCTGATCTGGTCGGTGTCGTCACAGACGTAGACCAATCCCCCTCGTTCCATGGTGGCCACCTTAGGCTGCTAACCTCGGCGGGCGCCTCCACAGCGGGGCGTGCATGTCCGCCCCCGTAGCTCAGGGGATAGAGCACCGCCCTCCGGAGGCGGTGGCGCAGGTTCGAATCCTGCCGGGGGCACCCATGGGCCAGGCGCGAGAGCGCCTGGCCCTTCTGGTTGCCCGGCGGGACCCAGTCAGCGTGCCCGGCACGAGCCGGTCGGCTTGCTCCTCAGGAGCCAGTCAGCGCTGGGAGGCGTCGGTGACCTCGCCGACGAGCTCCTCGATCACGTCCTCCAGGAAGACCACGCCGATGTCGTGGCCCTCGGGGTCGACGACCCGCGCGAGGTGGGCGCCGGTGCGCTGCATCGTGCGGAGCACCTCCTCGACCTCGTCGGCGGCCTGCACGGTGGCGAGCTTGCGGACCCGCTTCACGGGGACGGCGATGGCACGCTCCGTGTCGTCGGCGTAGAGCACGTCCTTGAGGTGCAGGTAGCCGGCGAGCTCCCCCGAGCGGTTGAGCAGCGGATAGCGCGAGAAGCCACGCTTGGCGACGAGTCGTTCGACGTCGTCCGGAGTCGCCGTCAGGGGCAGGGTCACCAGGTCGGACAGGGGCACGGCCACGTCCACGGCGTCCTTGTCGCTGAACTCCAGGGCGGCGCCGACGAGCCCGTGCTGACCCTCCTGGATGAGCCCTTCGTGCCTGCTTTCGGCCAGGATGTGCTCGACCTCCTCGGCGGTGAAGGCCGAGGTGATCTCGTCCTTGGGTTCGACCCCGAACAGCCGCACGAGCGCCTTGGCCATGGCCTCCATGACCCAGATGATCGGCCGTAGGGCCCGGGTGAGGTAGAGCAGGACGGGCACCAGGACGAGCGCCGACCGCTCGGGCCCGGCGAGCGCCAGGTTCTTCGGGATCATCTCCCCCACGACGACGTGGAGGTAGACGACGACGAGCAGCGCGAGCGCCAGGGCCACACCGTCGGTCACGCCGTCGGGCAGACCGAGGTGGTGCACGACGGGCTGGAGGGCGTGGTGCAGGGCCGACTCGGAGATGGCACCCAGGAGCACCGAGCAGACGGTGATGCCCAGCTGTGCGCAGGCCAGCAGGGAGCCCATCTGCTCGAGGGCGTCCAGGCAGACCTGAGCCCGGCGCGAGCCGCTCGCCGCGAGGGGTTCGAGGGTGGACCGCCGGGCGGACATCGCGGCGAACTCCGCTCCCACGAAGAAGGCGTTGAGCAGGAGCAGCAGGACCGTGACCCAGACGGCGGCCGTGCTCACCGTGCCACCTCGCTCTCGACCGCGGCCGGACCGTCGTGACCGTCATCGCCCTCGGTCCCGCGCTCCGCGGTCTCGAGCGGGACGAACCGGAGCCGGTCGGCGCGCATGCCGTCCATGGCCAGGACGGTGATCTCCCAGCCGGGGATCGTGACGGTGTCGCCGACGGTCGGGATGCGGCCGAGTGCGGCCATCACGTACCCGCCGGTCGTCTCGTACGCGGGTCCGTCCGGGACCACCGCGCCGAGGCGTTCGCGCACCTCGTCGGGTCGCCACAGCCCTGGCACCGTCCACGACCCGTCGGTGAACTCCCGGCCCGTGGTGCGGAAGACGTCGTGCTCGTCGGACACCTCGCCGACGATCTCCTCGACGACGTCCTCGAGCGTCACGATGCCTGCGGTCCCGCCGTACTCATCCACGACGATCGCCAGCTGGAGGCCGTGCTCGCGCAGCATCAACAGCAACGGGTCGAGCCGGATCGTCTCGGGCACGAGCAGCGGCGGCACCATCAGCGCCGACACCGGCACGTCGGCGCGTCGCTCGTGGGGGACGGCGATCGCGCGCTTGACGTGCACGACCCCGTCGATGTCGTCCCAGTCCTCGCCGGTGACGGGGAAGCGTGAGTGACCGGTGCGCCGGGCCAGCTGCACGACGTCCTCGGCGGTGGCCGTGCGCTCGATCGACGACGCCCGGGCGCGGGGGCTCATCACGTCGGCGGCCGTCTGCTCACCGAAGTCGAGCGACTTGGTGACCAGACGGGCGGTGCCCTCGTCGAGCGTCCCGGCCTGGGCGGAGCGTCGCACCAGCGACGCCAGCTCCTGCGGGGTGCGGGCCCCCGACAGCTCCTCGCGCGGCGTGATGCCCAGGGCGCGCAGGAACAGGTTGGCGGAGCCGTTGAGCACGAAGATCAGGGGGCGGGCCACCACCGCGAACCCACGCACCGGCATCGCCACGACCTTCGCCGTGGCCAGCGGCGCGGAGATGCCGAGGAACTGCGGGAGCAGCTCGCCGAACACCATCGAGAACAGGGTCGCGATGACCAGCGCCAGGCCGGCCGCCACCGAGTCGAGGGTCGAGCCGCTCAGCCCGACCGCCCTCAGCGGCGTGTGGAGCAGCGCCCCGAGGGACGGCGTCGCCAGGAACCCGAGGACCAGCGTGGTCAGGGTGATGCCGACCTGCGCCGCGGACAGCTGCGTCGAGAGCCGCCGCAGCGAGCGGAGAACGGGCTCGGCGCGTGAGTCCCC
This region includes:
- the lysA gene encoding diaminopimelate decarboxylase → MRAHEAGALHAEGYGGPPHWLPWPTDVMELVPQLWPQTIGRDEQGRLTVGGLDVVSIAREFGTAAYVVDEEDFRARARAFRDEFAAPFAELGGVDVFYAGKAFLCTEVARWVADEGLCLDVCSGGELAVAQRAGFPAQRIGLHGNNKSLAEIRQALEYGVGRIVVDSFEEIDRIAMVAAELGVRAPVMVRVTVGVEAHTHEFIATAHEDQKFGFSLAGGKAAEAVGRILALGDRLELLGLHSHIGSQIFDTAGFEVSARRLIGLHAEVARVHGIHLPELDLGGGYGIAYTTEHTPLSPRELGEQMADLVRRELKSVGDGSPDTPTPRISIEPGRAIVGPSTFTLYEVGTVKDVDVTEGLARTYVSVDGGMSDNIRTALYDADYSCTLASRRSQAAPRLSRVVGKHCESGDIVVMDEYLPADVTAGDLVAVPGTGAYCRSMASQYNHTPRPPVVAVRDGRARVLVRRETVEDLLALDIG
- the argS gene encoding arginine--tRNA ligase; this encodes MTPEELSAAIRTALVEAVAAGDLRVDVPAEVRVERPRNRDHGDWSTNVALQLAKGAGMPPRDVATPLAERLGRVPGVKAVDIAGPGFLNITLDASSAGELARSIVEAGTAYGRNDSEAGHVINLEYISANPTGPLHLGHTRWAALGDSMHRLLRASGADVTAEYYINDAGAQMDKFAASVLARAKGEPTPEGGYPGAYIDDLAAQVLAVRPDVLELPDDEALAVTRAEAYAAQLQDIKDTLTDFGVTFDVWFSEAELHASGAVEQAVDRLREQGHVFDKDGAVWLRTTDFGDDKDRVLVRANGEPTYFAADAAYYLSKKDRGFDEKIYLLGADHHGYINRLKAIAACAGDDKERNIEVQIGQLVNLGGAKLSKRAGNIIELRDLISWIGTDSIRYSLARYPADSPLSLEGEELRKQTNDNPVFYVQYAHARTSNVARLAHEDGVLRQDGFDPSLLTDPTEASLLAILGDFPRVVAHAAHLREPHRVARYLEDLAGHFHKWYDTCRVRPMTADEEVTDLHRTRLWLNDATRQVLANGLDLLGVRAPDRM
- a CDS encoding response regulator, whose translation is MERGGLVYVCDDTDQIRHLIRVNLELEGYDVCEAADGGELLEALQASPDVPGVITLDAQMGPRDGWWAISRIRADPRLAGIPVIMVTASVQQHDRVQAQGSGLDAFVSKPFDPDHLIALVSGFMAEGRAHQPAP
- a CDS encoding CNNM domain-containing protein, which encodes MSTAAVWVTVLLLLLNAFFVGAEFAAMSARRSTLEPLAASGSRRAQVCLDALEQMGSLLACAQLGITVCSVLLGAISESALHHALQPVVHHLGLPDGVTDGVALALALLVVVYLHVVVGEMIPKNLALAGPERSALVLVPVLLYLTRALRPIIWVMEAMAKALVRLFGVEPKDEITSAFTAEEVEHILAESRHEGLIQEGQHGLVGAALEFSDKDAVDVAVPLSDLVTLPLTATPDDVERLVAKRGFSRYPLLNRSGELAGYLHLKDVLYADDTERAIAVPVKRVRKLATVQAADEVEEVLRTMQRTGAHLARVVDPEGHDIGVVFLEDVIEELVGEVTDASQR
- a CDS encoding hemolysin family protein encodes the protein MTEWLLVLTGVGLTIGTALFVATEFSLVALDRPTVQKAVDAGDSRAEPVLRSLRRLSTQLSAAQVGITLTTLVLGFLATPSLGALLHTPLRAVGLSGSTLDSVAAGLALVIATLFSMVFGELLPQFLGISAPLATAKVVAMPVRGFAVVARPLIFVLNGSANLFLRALGITPREELSGARTPQELASLVRRSAQAGTLDEGTARLVTKSLDFGEQTAADVMSPRARASSIERTATAEDVVQLARRTGHSRFPVTGEDWDDIDGVVHVKRAIAVPHERRADVPVSALMVPPLLVPETIRLDPLLLMLREHGLQLAIVVDEYGGTAGIVTLEDVVEEIVGEVSDEHDVFRTTGREFTDGSWTVPGLWRPDEVRERLGAVVPDGPAYETTGGYVMAALGRIPTVGDTVTIPGWEITVLAMDGMRADRLRFVPLETAERGTEGDDGHDGPAAVESEVAR